In one Paenibacillus sp. JQZ6Y-1 genomic region, the following are encoded:
- a CDS encoding winged helix-turn-helix transcriptional regulator has protein sequence MDTSMLCPRFEKGMQILSKRWNGLIIYQLLNGPQRFCSIQSSLPVSGRLLSERLKDLEHEGMVVRHVYPETPVRIEYELTSKGLALETVIRGIQDWSQDWVQPASQCADAEYSEVAK, from the coding sequence ATGGATACATCAATGCTTTGTCCCCGATTTGAAAAAGGGATGCAGATTTTAAGTAAACGCTGGAATGGTCTGATCATTTATCAGTTGTTGAATGGTCCCCAACGCTTTTGTTCGATCCAGTCGTCGCTTCCTGTTAGTGGTCGTCTGTTGTCAGAGCGTTTGAAGGATCTGGAGCATGAAGGAATGGTTGTTCGTCATGTCTATCCGGAAACGCCTGTACGCATTGAATACGAATTAACATCCAAAGGTCTGGCGCTGGAAACCGTTATTCGCGGCATTCAAGATTGGTCCCAAGATTGGGTTCAACCGGCCAGCCAATGCGCAGACGCCGAATATAGCGAAGTTGCCAAATAA
- a CDS encoding VOC family protein, with protein sequence MTRGLDHIGITVPDIEQATLFFEQAFEARFVYDNIGTGDSPQEGSGIEHKLGLPAGSKVVRIRMLRIGNSAGIELFQFAHVDQQRPALASDYGLQHAGFYVDDIHAAAARFQEAGGELLSDPSLLSGSIESGENNSFVYGRTPWGMVIELISYPSGIQYPKDSEAHRFTPEK encoded by the coding sequence ATGACTAGAGGATTGGACCATATTGGTATTACCGTACCGGATATTGAGCAGGCAACCTTATTTTTTGAGCAGGCTTTCGAAGCGAGGTTTGTATATGACAATATCGGTACTGGCGATTCACCACAGGAAGGCAGCGGTATTGAGCATAAGCTAGGCTTACCAGCAGGCAGCAAAGTGGTGCGTATTCGCATGCTACGTATCGGAAACAGCGCAGGGATTGAGCTGTTCCAGTTTGCCCACGTCGATCAGCAGCGCCCAGCATTAGCAAGTGACTATGGATTACAGCATGCCGGATTTTATGTAGATGATATTCATGCAGCGGCAGCGCGTTTTCAAGAGGCGGGGGGTGAGCTGTTGAGCGATCCTTCGCTATTGTCTGGCTCGATTGAGAGTGGGGAAAACAACAGCTTTGTTTATGGGCGTACGCCGTGGGGGATGGTCATTGAATTGATCTCGTATCCAAGCGGCATACAATACCCGAAGGATAGCGAAGCACATCGCTTTACCCCAGAAAAGTAA